A stretch of Caenorhabditis elegans chromosome IV DNA encodes these proteins:
- the C27B7.9 gene encoding INSulin related (Confirmed by transcript evidence) → MSRTFLIFALLATILVLEAYKVPTDTATQLKLKKRGQACMKRILPKNGPSKALQRELAVCFKVDCAMGIIPKVERQFPREFPILKGCMGY, encoded by the exons ATGTCTAGAACTTTCCTAATTTTCGCCCTTCTTGCCACAATTTTGGTACTCGAAGCTTAT aaagtcccaACAGATACTGCCAcacaattaaaattgaaaaagagagGTCAAGCATGTATGAAACGAATTCTTCCAAAGAATGGACCATCTAAGGCACTTCAACGAGAACTTGCA GTTTGCTTCAAAGTTGACTGTGCAATGGGAATAATTCCCAAAGTAGAACGCCAATTTCCTCGAGAATTCCCAATTTTGAAAGGATGTATGGGATATTAA
- the rap-1 gene encoding Ras-related protein Rap-1 (Confirmed by transcript evidence) — protein MREYKIVVLGSGGVGKSALTVQFVQGIFVEKYDPTIEDSYRKQVEVDGQQCMLEILDTAGTEQFTAMRDLYMKNGQGFVLVYSITAQSTFNDLMDLRDQILRVKDTDEVPMILVGNKCDLEDERVVGKDQGQNLARQFGSAFLETSAKAKINVSEVFYDLVRQINRRYPESGRRQGQSNKQCCSCVIM, from the exons atgcGGGAGTATAAGATTGTTGTGCTCGGATCTGGAGGAGTAGGAAAATCCGCACTG acggTACAATTCGTGCAGGGAATTTTCGTAGAGAAGTATGACCCAACAATTGAGGATAGTTACAGAAAG CAAGTGGAAGTCGACGGCCAGCAATGTATGCTTGAGATACTGGATACAGCAGGAACG gagCAATTCACAGCGATGCGTGATTTGTACATGAAGAATGGACAAGGATTTGTTCTCGTTTATTCAATTACTGCTCAATCGACATTCAATGATCTTATGGATCTTCGTGATCAGATTCTTCGTGTCAAAGATACGGACGAG gtTCCAATGATTTTGGTAGGAAATAAGTGTGATTTGGAAGACGAACGAGTTGTTGGAAAAGATCAGGGACAGAATCTCGCCAGGCAGTTTGGATCAGCATTCCTTGAAACCTCTGCAAAAGCAAAGATTAACGTCAGCGAG gTGTTCTACGACCTCGTTCGTCAAATAAACCGACGTTATCCCGAATCTGGTCGACGCCAGGGACAATCAAATAAGCAGTGCTGCTCGTGTGTCATCATGTGA
- the D1046.16 gene encoding uncharacterized protein (Partially confirmed by transcript evidence), translated as MRIRRRAERHARSVRIRTIIDRFLENEQSGGRRTVRRRTSSDSLRLAKNERKRVNLLRFKVHFMSGTGRRSRGKIIILRRRDERCQRMGGEIVIVHLCCSLILPFPVVNVLKTQEQEK; from the coding sequence ATGAGAATCAGGCGTCGTGCAGAACGACACGCACGTTCGGTTCGAATTCGGACGATAAtcgatcgatttttggaaaatgaacaAAGTGGGGGAAGACGGACGGTACGAAGAAGGACGTCTTCGGATAGTCTGCGTCTGGctaaaaatgaacgaaaacGGGTTAATTTACTCCGATTCAAAGTGCATTTTATGAGTGGAACGGGCAGGAGAAGTAGagggaaaataattattttgcgACGGAGAGATGAACGATGTCAAAGAATGGGAGGCGAAATTGTAATTGTTCATCTCTGCTGTTCACTTATTCTTCCTTTTCCGGTCGTCAATGTTTTGAAG